From the Marivivens sp. LCG002 genome, the window CGCTGGATGGGTCACGATGGATTTGCTGTCAGCAAAGTTGTTGGAGATCGTGAAAACTTCGAGCGCGTTGAGGAACTTGAAGCAAGCCTCCCGCCCGCCCTTCACCTCGATCGCAAAGACGGTTCCAGCAGCCTCGGCCTGACGCGAGGCGAGCGCATACTGTGGATGCGACGGATGACCGGGATAAACGACCCGCGACAGTTTGGGATGGTTCTCGAGCGCGTCCACCAATTTCAGGACGGTCGCGGTTTGCGCCCGCACGCGCAGATCAATGGTATCGAGTGATTTGAGCATGACCCAAGCGTTAAAGGGGCTCATCGCGCCGCCCGTATGCTTGAGATAGGCCTCGACTGGACCACGCACCAAGTCGCGCTTGCCAAGGATAATACCCCCAAGGCAGCGCCCTTGCCCGTCCACGTGCTTCGTGGTCGAATAGACGATAAGGTCTGCTCCTGCCTCGGCTGCATAGCTGTAGACAGGGGTTGCCATAGCGTTATCGCAGACGACGAGCGCTCCGTTGGCATGCGCCAGATCGCAAACCGCCTTGAGATCAATGACTTCGAGTGTCGGGTTCGAGATGCTTTCGCAGAACACCAGACGGGTATCGGGGCGAATGGCGGCTTTCCATGCGTCAAGGTCGCGACCATCCACCAGCGTGATTTCGACACCGAACCGCGCAAGGACGTCCTCAAGAATATATAGGCAAGAGCCGAAAAGTGCGCGGGACGAGACAACATGATCCCCCGCCTTCAAAAGCGACATCAGAGCGCCATTGACCGCAGCCATACCCGAAGCGGTCGCAAACCCGGCCTCTACCCCTTCGAGATCGGCAAGACGGTCTTCGAGCATCGCAACCGTCGGGTTGCCATAGCGGGCATAGATGAACTCATCCTCGCCCAGTTTGACGAACCGCGCTTCGGCTTGCTCGGCGGTTTCGTAGACGAAACCTTGGGTCAGGAACATCGCTTCGCTCAGCTCGTTATATTGGCTGCGGCGGATGCCCGAATGAATTGCGCGGGTCCGTTTGCTCCAGTTCGTCATGTCCCAAGTTCCTTACAACAAAAAGCCTCGACACCGGCAAAGGTATCGAGGCTCACCCTCTTCCCTTTTTAGCGGCTTGTTTAACGTGGCCCGCAATCCGGTTCAAATCGCCACGCTGCGCAATTACTCTCTTGCAAGAAATTGGTCAAGGAAAAGGCCTTGCCTCCAGCGCGGCTTGCGCCATGCTGTGCCCGACAAAAAGGAGAGACAAATGTCCACCCCGATCGACCTTTATTTCTGGCCGACACCGAACGGCCACAAGATCACCATTGCGCTCGAAGAGATGGGGCTGCCCTATACCGTGCACCTTGTGAACATCGGCGCAGGCGATCAGTTCAAACCCGATTTCCTCAAGATCGCTCCGAACAACAGGATGCCCGCGATAATCGACCATGACGGCCCCGACGGCGCGCCGATTTCCGTTTTCGAGTCGGGTGCGATCTTGCAGTATCTGGGGCGCAAAACTGGAAAATTTTATGGATCGACCGAGCGCGAGCGGGTCAACATCGAGCAATGGCTCATGTGGCAGATGGGCGGCGTCGGCCCGATGGCGGGTCAGGCACATCACTTCCTCAAATACGCCCCAATGATGGACCCGCCCCAAGTGCTCCCCTATGCCCAAGACCGCTACCGCAACGAGGTGGGGCGTCTTTACGGCGTTCTGGATCGCCAGCTCGAAGGCAAAGCCTTTGTCTGCGGAGACGAGATCACCCTTGCCGACTTTGCGATTTTCCCTTGGGTCAAAGGATGGGAAGGCCAACAGCAGGACATCACCAAGATCCCGAACGTCAAACGCTGGCTCGATACGATGTTTGCACGTCCCGCGGTCGAGCGCGGCCTTGCCGTGAACGCCGAGGCGCGTCAGGCCAGCTATAGCAAAGAACAGATGGACCTTTTGTTCAAAGGCAAGAAGTAACGATAAGCGGGGCTTTGACCCCGTTCTACTCGGGCTGCTCGATAAGATACTTCTGGAGCATGACGATCTGGCTCCAGAGGAACACGAATGTCACGGCGGGAAAGGCAAAAGTCTCGATAGTGACCCAAGTCTCCTCACTCATGGTGCGCCAGACGATCTCGTTCCCGATGGCAAGCGCTGCAAAGAGAGCCGTGACACGGCGCGTGAGCTTCATCCAGCCCTCGTCCTGCATTGGGAGAAACTCTTCCATGACGTATTTGAGATAGCTGCGCCCCCGCAACAATCCGATCCCGAGTAGCACGGTGAAGAGACCATAGACGATGGTGGTCTTCATCATAAAGAAGGTCTTGTCGTTGAACCAAGCGGTGAGACCCCCAAAGAAAATCACCATAAAAGCGGTGAAAATCTGCATTCGGCTCAGCTTGCCGGTCAAAGCCCAAAGCGCGCCCATCGCCGCCAAAAGCACAGGGACAAAGACGATGGTCGCCATGATGAAGCCCGAATACTCGGTCCCCGCGATGGTGAAGGTCTTTTCCTTGATCTTCAGGTAAAGGACAAAGAACGCGACCGTCGGTCCGAGTTCGAGAATTTGCTTGAGGATCGGATTGATTGGTTTTTGCGACATCGGGTTCTCCTTCAGCCCCCTAATTCCACGATCACAGCTCCGAT encodes:
- the metZ gene encoding O-succinylhomoserine sulfhydrylase — protein: MTNWSKRTRAIHSGIRRSQYNELSEAMFLTQGFVYETAEQAEARFVKLGEDEFIYARYGNPTVAMLEDRLADLEGVEAGFATASGMAAVNGALMSLLKAGDHVVSSRALFGSCLYILEDVLARFGVEITLVDGRDLDAWKAAIRPDTRLVFCESISNPTLEVIDLKAVCDLAHANGALVVCDNAMATPVYSYAAEAGADLIVYSTTKHVDGQGRCLGGIILGKRDLVRGPVEAYLKHTGGAMSPFNAWVMLKSLDTIDLRVRAQTATVLKLVDALENHPKLSRVVYPGHPSHPQYALASRQAEAAGTVFAIEVKGGREACFKFLNALEVFTISNNFADSKSIVTHPATTTHQRLPQEQKDTLGITPGLVRVSCGLEDPEDLLRDLLNALDVA
- a CDS encoding glutathione binding-like protein; amino-acid sequence: MSTPIDLYFWPTPNGHKITIALEEMGLPYTVHLVNIGAGDQFKPDFLKIAPNNRMPAIIDHDGPDGAPISVFESGAILQYLGRKTGKFYGSTERERVNIEQWLMWQMGGVGPMAGQAHHFLKYAPMMDPPQVLPYAQDRYRNEVGRLYGVLDRQLEGKAFVCGDEITLADFAIFPWVKGWEGQQQDITKIPNVKRWLDTMFARPAVERGLAVNAEARQASYSKEQMDLLFKGKK
- a CDS encoding inner membrane-spanning protein YciB encodes the protein MSQKPINPILKQILELGPTVAFFVLYLKIKEKTFTIAGTEYSGFIMATIVFVPVLLAAMGALWALTGKLSRMQIFTAFMVIFFGGLTAWFNDKTFFMMKTTIVYGLFTVLLGIGLLRGRSYLKYVMEEFLPMQDEGWMKLTRRVTALFAALAIGNEIVWRTMSEETWVTIETFAFPAVTFVFLWSQIVMLQKYLIEQPE